In the genome of Pseudomonas protegens, one region contains:
- a CDS encoding NAD(P)H-dependent oxidoreductase yields the protein MKKVLLLNGAKQFAHSDGRYNATLHDTALAVLDRGGLEVKVTHIDEGYDIQEEVAKFLWADVIIYQMPGWWMGAPWIVKKYIDEVFTEGHGSLYASDGRTRSDASQKYGSGGLIQGKQYMLSLTWNAPQQAFDDPTDFFEAKGVDAVYFPFHKANQFLGMSGLPTFLCVDVMKRPNIEGDVQRYAQHLKAVFNLQG from the coding sequence ATGAAAAAAGTACTGCTGCTCAATGGCGCCAAACAGTTCGCCCACTCCGATGGCCGCTACAACGCCACCCTGCACGACACCGCCCTGGCGGTGCTGGATCGTGGTGGCCTGGAGGTCAAGGTCACCCATATCGACGAGGGGTATGACATCCAGGAAGAAGTGGCGAAGTTTCTCTGGGCCGACGTGATCATCTACCAGATGCCCGGCTGGTGGATGGGCGCGCCGTGGATCGTCAAGAAGTACATCGACGAAGTCTTCACCGAAGGCCATGGCAGCCTCTACGCCAGCGATGGCCGGACCCGTTCCGACGCCTCGCAGAAATACGGCAGCGGCGGCCTGATCCAGGGCAAGCAATACATGCTGTCGCTGACCTGGAACGCGCCGCAGCAGGCCTTTGACGACCCGACCGACTTCTTCGAAGCCAAGGGCGTGGACGCGGTGTACTTCCCGTTCCATAAGGCCAACCAGTTCCTCGGCATGAGCGGTTTGCCGACCTTCCTCTGTGTCGACGTGATGAAGCGCCCGAACATCGAAGGCGATGTGCAGCGTTATGCGCAGCACCTCAAGGCGGTGTTCAATCTCCAGGGCTGA
- a CDS encoding putative quinol monooxygenase: MSTPQAFILHAKTRPERADAFQAFFLSHVAASRAEAGCIEYHMLRDREDPSLFIFYEVWASQEALDIHSGLPHMRQFLDARMDYLERDFEIRAIDMLSPAAAGR, from the coding sequence ATGTCCACGCCCCAGGCCTTTATCCTTCACGCCAAGACCCGTCCCGAGCGCGCCGACGCCTTCCAGGCGTTCTTCCTGAGCCATGTCGCCGCCAGCCGCGCCGAAGCCGGCTGCATCGAATACCACATGCTGCGGGACCGGGAAGACCCGAGCCTGTTCATCTTCTATGAGGTCTGGGCCTCTCAAGAGGCGCTGGATATCCACTCCGGCCTGCCGCACATGCGGCAGTTTCTCGACGCGCGCATGGACTACCTGGAGCGCGACTTCGAGATCCGCGCCATCGACATGCTCAGCCCGGCCGCGGCTGGCCGCTGA
- a CDS encoding sulfite exporter TauE/SafE family protein, with product MNSSLAFYQNLGMTLSLLVIGTFLLAGMVKGVIGLGLPTIAMGLLGLAMAPAQAAALLIIPATLTNLWQLAFGGHLPALLKRLWPMLLAIFVGTAAGSLWLGIEGGHWVVRGLGAALLLYALSGLLLPTLRVSPAQERWLAPLCGLVTGVITSATGVFVIPAVPYLQALGLNRDQLVQALGLSFTVSTLALAAGLLWRGALGGAELGASLLTLAPALLGLWLGQWLRQRISALLFKRAFFIGLGLLGGHLLISG from the coding sequence ATGAACAGCTCTCTCGCGTTTTACCAGAATCTCGGAATGACCCTTTCGTTGCTGGTCATCGGCACATTCCTGCTGGCCGGCATGGTCAAGGGGGTGATCGGCCTCGGCCTGCCCACCATCGCCATGGGGCTGCTGGGGCTGGCTATGGCTCCGGCGCAGGCAGCGGCTTTGCTGATCATTCCGGCGACCCTGACCAATCTCTGGCAACTGGCCTTTGGCGGGCACCTGCCGGCCTTGCTCAAGCGCCTGTGGCCGATGTTGCTGGCGATCTTCGTCGGCACGGCCGCCGGTTCATTGTGGCTGGGCATCGAGGGCGGGCATTGGGTGGTGCGGGGGTTGGGCGCGGCGTTGCTGCTGTATGCCCTGAGCGGCCTGCTGTTGCCGACCCTGCGCGTGTCGCCGGCCCAGGAGCGTTGGTTGGCGCCGCTGTGCGGGCTGGTCACCGGGGTCATCACTTCGGCCACCGGGGTGTTCGTGATCCCGGCGGTGCCTTATCTGCAGGCCCTGGGCTTGAACAGGGATCAGTTGGTGCAGGCCCTGGGCCTGTCGTTCACCGTGTCGACCCTGGCCCTGGCCGCCGGCCTGCTGTGGCGCGGCGCCCTGGGTGGCGCCGAGCTGGGGGCTTCCTTGCTGACCCTGGCCCCGGCGCTGTTGGGCCTGTGGCTGGGGCAATGGTTGCGCCAGCGCATCAGCGCCTTGCTGTTCAAGCGGGCGTTCTTTATCGGCCTGGGGCTGTTGGGCGGGCACCTGCTGATCAGCGGCTAG
- a CDS encoding SulP family inorganic anion transporter, translated as MKAKRLRADVLAGLTTSFALLPECIAFALVAHLNPLMGLYGAFFICTLTALFGGRPGMVSGAAGSMAVVIVALVVQHGVQYLLATVLLGGLVMVVFGLLRLGKLVRMVPYPVMLGFVNGLAIVIALAQLEHFKSGEHWLSGQPLYLMAGLVALTMAIVYLLPRLTRAVPPALVAILGVGLLVYLLDLPTRTLGDMAHIAGGLPRLALPQVPWSLETLSIVTPYALLMAMVGLLETLLTLNLTDEITESRGHPDRECVALGAANMVSGMFGGMGGCAMIGQTVINLSSGGRGRLSGVVAGGLILLFVLFLSPLIERIPLAALVGVMFVVSQQTFAWASLRVIRKVPLNDVLVIFAVSVITVFTDLAMAVFCGIVIAALNFAWQQARELYADAHLEADGSKRYQLHGTLFFASTTPFLNQFDPAGDPQQVTIDCRHLSFVDYSAIAALKTLRERYAKAGKQLRVLHLSERCKTLLKRARVQHD; from the coding sequence ATGAAAGCAAAACGTCTGCGCGCCGATGTCCTGGCCGGACTCACTACCTCCTTTGCCTTGCTCCCCGAATGCATCGCCTTCGCCCTGGTGGCCCATCTCAACCCGTTGATGGGCCTGTACGGCGCCTTCTTCATCTGCACCCTGACCGCGCTGTTCGGCGGGCGGCCGGGCATGGTTTCCGGCGCGGCCGGCTCCATGGCGGTGGTGATCGTCGCCCTGGTGGTGCAGCACGGCGTGCAGTACCTGCTGGCCACAGTGCTGCTGGGCGGGCTGGTCATGGTGGTGTTTGGCCTGCTGCGCCTGGGCAAGCTGGTGCGCATGGTGCCGTACCCGGTGATGCTGGGCTTCGTCAACGGCCTGGCGATCGTCATCGCCCTGGCTCAGCTGGAGCATTTCAAGAGCGGCGAACACTGGCTCAGCGGCCAGCCGCTGTACCTGATGGCCGGCCTGGTGGCGCTGACCATGGCCATCGTCTATCTGCTGCCGCGCCTGACCCGCGCGGTGCCGCCGGCGCTGGTGGCGATCCTCGGCGTCGGTTTGCTGGTGTACCTGCTGGACCTGCCGACCCGCACCCTGGGCGACATGGCCCACATCGCCGGCGGCCTGCCGCGCCTGGCCTTGCCCCAGGTGCCGTGGAGCCTGGAGACGCTTTCGATCGTCACGCCCTACGCGCTGCTGATGGCCATGGTCGGCCTGCTGGAAACCCTGCTGACCCTCAACCTCACCGATGAAATCACCGAGAGCCGCGGCCATCCGGACCGTGAATGCGTGGCCCTGGGGGCGGCCAACATGGTGTCGGGGATGTTCGGCGGCATGGGCGGCTGCGCAATGATCGGGCAGACCGTGATCAACCTCAGTTCCGGCGGTCGCGGGCGCTTGTCCGGGGTGGTGGCCGGCGGGCTGATCCTGCTGTTCGTGCTGTTTCTTTCACCGCTGATCGAGCGCATTCCCCTGGCGGCGCTGGTGGGGGTGATGTTCGTGGTGTCACAGCAGACCTTTGCCTGGGCCTCGTTGCGGGTGATCCGCAAGGTGCCGCTCAACGACGTGCTGGTGATCTTCGCGGTGAGCGTGATCACGGTGTTCACCGACCTGGCCATGGCGGTGTTCTGCGGCATTGTGATCGCGGCGCTGAACTTTGCCTGGCAGCAGGCCCGCGAGCTGTACGCCGATGCTCACCTGGAGGCCGATGGCAGCAAGCGCTATCAGCTGCATGGCACCTTGTTCTTCGCCTCCACCACGCCGTTTCTCAACCAGTTCGACCCGGCGGGCGATCCGCAGCAGGTGACCATCGACTGTCGTCACCTGAGCTTTGTCGACTACTCGGCCATCGCCGCGCTGAAGACCTTGCGCGAACGTTATGCCAAGGCCGGCAAGCAGTTGCGGGTGCTGCACCTGTCGGAGCGGTGCAAGACGCTACTGAAACGAGCCCGGGTGCAACACGACTGA
- a CDS encoding NAD(P)H-dependent oxidoreductase encodes MSKRILVILGHPSHNSLCAALSERYVKAAQEAGHEVRQLRLGDLRFDPVLREGYRQIQPLEEDLRQAQADILWAEHLTWVFPIWWGGIPALMKGFLDRVLLPGFAFKYRPGKAFPEQLLKGRTAHLMVTMDTPPWYFRWFYRMPGLQQMRRTTLAFCGIKPLRTLTFGPVLDASEERKADWLLQAQYLARQ; translated from the coding sequence ATGAGCAAACGCATCCTGGTGATTCTCGGCCACCCCTCGCACAACAGCCTGTGCGCGGCATTGAGCGAGCGCTACGTAAAGGCGGCGCAGGAGGCCGGGCATGAGGTGCGCCAGCTCAGGCTCGGCGACCTGCGCTTCGATCCGGTGCTGCGCGAAGGCTACCGGCAGATCCAGCCCCTGGAAGAAGACCTGCGCCAAGCCCAGGCCGACATCCTCTGGGCCGAGCACCTGACCTGGGTCTTCCCCATCTGGTGGGGCGGGATTCCGGCGCTGATGAAGGGTTTTCTCGACCGTGTGCTGCTGCCGGGCTTCGCCTTCAAGTACCGCCCCGGCAAGGCCTTTCCCGAGCAACTGCTCAAGGGCCGCACCGCCCACCTGATGGTGACCATGGACACCCCGCCCTGGTATTTCCGCTGGTTCTACCGCATGCCCGGCTTGCAGCAGATGCGCCGCACCACCCTGGCCTTCTGCGGCATCAAGCCGTTGCGCACCCTGACCTTTGGCCCAGTGCTGGACGCCAGCGAAGAACGCAAGGCCGATTGGCTACTGCAGGCGCAGTACCTTGCCAGGCAGTGA
- a CDS encoding LysR family transcriptional regulator: MKARSDELQVFVCVIECGSISAAAEQLAQTPSAVSRTLSRLEAKLDTTLINRTTRRMDLTEEGRYFFEQAKLILDQMDELEERLSSRQRTPSGRLRINAASPFMLHAIVPHVAEFRRLYPDIQLELNSNDLIIDLLEQSTDIAIRIGVLADSTLHARSLGCSPLHILASPDYLARHGTPQSVADLADHTLLGFTQTETLNHWPLRHVHGDRWQIQPGISASSGETLRHLALEGQGIACLSHFMTVDDIRAGRLQPVLASFNSGYRQPINAVYYRNSQLALRIQCFLDFIQGKLADYAHPEFQG, encoded by the coding sequence GTGAAAGCCCGATCCGACGAGTTGCAAGTGTTCGTCTGCGTCATCGAGTGTGGTTCGATTTCCGCCGCCGCCGAGCAATTGGCCCAGACCCCTTCTGCCGTCAGCCGCACCTTGTCGCGGCTGGAGGCCAAGCTCGACACTACGCTGATCAACCGCACCACGCGGCGCATGGACCTGACCGAGGAAGGGCGCTACTTCTTCGAGCAGGCCAAGCTGATTCTCGACCAGATGGACGAGCTCGAAGAGCGCCTGTCCTCGCGCCAGCGCACCCCGTCCGGGCGTTTGCGGATCAACGCAGCATCGCCTTTCATGCTGCACGCCATCGTTCCCCATGTGGCCGAGTTCCGTCGCCTGTACCCGGACATCCAGCTGGAACTCAACAGCAACGATTTGATCATCGACCTGCTGGAGCAAAGCACCGACATCGCCATCCGCATCGGCGTGCTGGCAGACTCGACCCTGCATGCCCGCTCCCTGGGCTGCAGCCCGCTGCACATTCTGGCCAGCCCCGACTACCTGGCCCGCCACGGCACCCCGCAGAGCGTGGCCGATCTGGCCGATCACACCTTGCTCGGCTTCACCCAGACCGAAACCCTCAACCATTGGCCGCTGCGCCATGTGCACGGCGACCGCTGGCAGATCCAGCCGGGCATCAGCGCCTCCAGCGGCGAGACCCTGCGCCACCTGGCGCTGGAGGGCCAGGGGATTGCCTGCCTGTCGCATTTCATGACCGTCGACGACATCCGCGCCGGGCGCCTGCAACCGGTACTGGCCTCGTTCAACAGCGGCTATCGCCAGCCGATCAACGCGGTGTACTACCGCAACTCGCAACTGGCCCTGCGCATCCAGTGCTTCCTGGATTTCATCCAGGGCAAGCTGGCCGATTACGCCCACCCCGAGTTCCAGGGCTGA
- the kynU gene encoding kynureninase produces MIDKNHCLRLDEQDPLAPLRQQFALPEGVIYLDGNSLGARPVAALERARQVIEQEWGDGLIRSWNSAGWRDLPQRLGDRLAPLIGAGSGEVVITDTTSINLFKVLSAALRVQAERAPERRVIVSESSNFPSDLYIAEGLTQMLEQGYSLRLVDSPDQLPAAIDQDTAVVMLTHVNYKTGYMHDMQAVTSLIHEAGALSIWDLAHSAGAVPVELTRSGADYAIGCTYKYLNGGPGSQAFAWVAPALCNLVTQPLSGWFGHARQFDMATRYEAASGIARYLCGTQPITSLAMVECGLEVFEQTDMQSLRRKSLALTDLFIELVEQRCAGHDLKLVTPRDHAKRGSHVSFEHPEGYAVIQALIARGVIGDYREPRIMRFGFTPLYTRFSEVWDAVQILGEILDQKTWAQAQFQVRHSVT; encoded by the coding sequence ATGATCGATAAAAACCACTGCCTGCGTCTCGATGAACAGGACCCACTGGCGCCGCTGCGCCAACAGTTCGCCTTGCCCGAGGGGGTGATCTACCTCGATGGCAACTCCCTGGGTGCGCGCCCCGTGGCCGCCCTGGAACGGGCCCGGCAAGTGATCGAGCAGGAGTGGGGCGACGGCCTGATTCGCAGCTGGAACAGCGCCGGCTGGCGCGACCTGCCGCAGCGCCTGGGGGACCGCCTGGCCCCGCTGATCGGCGCCGGCAGCGGCGAAGTGGTGATCACCGACACCACCTCCATCAACCTGTTCAAGGTGCTCAGCGCGGCCTTGCGGGTGCAGGCCGAACGCGCCCCCGAGCGGCGGGTGATCGTTTCCGAAAGCAGCAACTTCCCTTCCGACCTGTACATCGCCGAGGGCCTGACCCAGATGCTTGAGCAGGGCTATTCCCTGCGCCTGGTGGACAGCCCGGACCAACTGCCGGCGGCGATCGACCAGGACACGGCGGTGGTGATGCTCACTCACGTCAACTACAAGACCGGCTACATGCACGACATGCAGGCCGTCACCTCGCTGATCCACGAAGCCGGCGCCCTGAGTATCTGGGACCTGGCCCACTCGGCCGGCGCGGTGCCGGTGGAGCTGACTCGCAGCGGCGCCGACTACGCCATCGGCTGCACCTACAAGTACCTCAATGGCGGCCCTGGTTCGCAAGCCTTCGCCTGGGTCGCACCAGCCCTGTGCAATCTGGTGACCCAGCCACTGTCCGGCTGGTTCGGCCATGCCCGGCAGTTCGACATGGCCACCCGCTACGAAGCCGCCAGCGGTATCGCGCGCTACCTGTGCGGCACCCAGCCGATCACCTCGCTGGCCATGGTCGAGTGCGGCCTGGAAGTCTTCGAACAGACCGACATGCAGAGCCTGCGGCGCAAGTCCCTGGCCCTCACCGACCTGTTCATCGAGCTGGTGGAGCAGCGCTGCGCCGGTCACGACCTGAAGCTGGTGACCCCGCGTGACCACGCCAAGCGCGGCAGCCACGTGAGCTTCGAACACCCCGAAGGCTACGCGGTGATCCAGGCCCTGATTGCCCGTGGCGTGATCGGCGATTATCGCGAACCGCGGATCATGCGTTTCGGCTTTACCCCGCTGTACACCCGCTTCAGCGAAGTCTGGGACGCGGTGCAGATTCTCGGTGAAATCCTTGATCAGAAAACCTGGGCCCAGGCGCAGTTCCAGGTGCGTCACAGCGTGACCTGA
- a CDS encoding MerR family DNA-binding protein gives MYIGQAAQLSGTTVKSIRHYEAIGLLPEAPRQGRYRLYDAQSVEQLMFIKCAQQLGFKLKELQQVFATHQGQAFPWDLAQAALAQKRRELQQQIDDLQQLQGRLEVFETRLQQAREECPLDSL, from the coding sequence ATGTACATCGGCCAAGCCGCGCAACTGTCCGGAACCACGGTCAAGAGCATCCGTCACTACGAAGCCATCGGCCTGTTGCCCGAAGCGCCACGCCAGGGGCGCTACCGCCTGTATGACGCGCAAAGCGTCGAGCAGCTGATGTTCATCAAGTGCGCGCAGCAGTTGGGTTTCAAGCTCAAGGAATTGCAGCAGGTGTTCGCCACGCACCAGGGCCAGGCCTTTCCCTGGGATCTCGCGCAGGCTGCCCTGGCGCAAAAGAGGCGCGAGCTGCAACAGCAGATCGATGATTTGCAGCAGTTGCAGGGCCGGCTCGAAGTCTTCGAAACCCGCCTGCAACAGGCCCGCGAGGAATGCCCCCTGGACAGCCTCTAG
- a CDS encoding LysR substrate-binding domain-containing protein: MHFDLIDLRLYLNILEAGNITAGAARSHLSLAAASARIRAMEASLGIEFLERGRRGIRPTAAGKALAQHARTLLLYAEHLQQDLAEYAKGIKGQVRLLCNTTALSEYLPELLADFLHSHPQVDIELQELPSQRITHALRQGAADLGIVSDAVDTQGLMTRPFRDDPLVLVMPQDHPLSLQPNPSFNDTLAHDYVGLASHSALAVYLEEQALHLGRRMQLRIRAEGFDALLRMVARGAGLALVPLAALQRNRHLPLQSRPLSEAWARRRLLLCARDFATLPLYAQGLCAALLPP; encoded by the coding sequence ATGCACTTCGATCTGATCGACCTGCGCCTGTACCTGAATATTCTGGAAGCCGGCAATATCACCGCCGGCGCCGCTCGCAGCCACTTGTCCCTGGCCGCCGCCAGCGCTCGGATCCGCGCCATGGAGGCCTCGCTGGGCATCGAGTTCCTCGAACGCGGGCGCCGCGGCATCCGCCCGACGGCCGCGGGCAAAGCCCTGGCCCAACATGCCCGGACGCTGTTGCTGTACGCCGAACACCTGCAACAGGACCTCGCCGAATACGCCAAGGGAATCAAGGGCCAGGTGCGCCTGTTGTGCAACACCACGGCCCTCAGCGAGTACCTGCCGGAGCTGCTGGCGGACTTCCTGCACAGCCATCCGCAGGTCGATATCGAGTTGCAGGAACTGCCCAGCCAGCGCATCACCCACGCCCTGCGCCAGGGCGCGGCGGACCTGGGGATCGTCTCCGACGCGGTCGACACACAGGGCCTGATGACCCGGCCTTTCCGTGATGATCCGCTGGTCCTGGTGATGCCCCAGGATCACCCGCTGAGCCTGCAGCCCAACCCCAGCTTCAACGACACCCTGGCCCACGACTACGTTGGCCTGGCCAGCCATAGCGCCCTGGCGGTGTATCTGGAGGAACAGGCCCTGCACCTGGGACGACGCATGCAATTGCGCATCCGCGCCGAAGGCTTCGACGCCCTGCTGCGCATGGTCGCCCGTGGCGCCGGGCTGGCGCTGGTGCCCCTGGCCGCCCTGCAGCGCAACCGTCACCTGCCGTTGCAGTCCCGCCCGCTGAGCGAAGCCTGGGCCCGGCGCCGGTTGCTGTTGTGCGCCCGTGACTTCGCAACGCTGCCGCTGTATGCCCAAGGTTTGTGCGCGGCACTGCTGCCGCCTTGA
- the ggt gene encoding gamma-glutamyltransferase yields the protein MRILLFKTLALTAAIAASSSALAVTLEGGAVAAPNQYGADVAAQILKKGGNAVDAAVATAFTLAVTYPEAGNIGGGGFMTMYIDGKPYFLDYRETAPKAATRDMYLNEKGEVIENLSLVGARAAGVPGTVMGLWEAHQKFGKLPWSELITPAVGYAKNGFKVADKQYQYREDALKLFNGSTNFGDYFGSMKPGETFRQLELAATLERIADQGAKEFYSGKTADLLVAQMQADKGLITKQDLQDYKVQWRQPLQVTFRGNTLYTAPPPSSGGVALAQLISIKEERAADFKGVELNSAKYIHLLAEIEKRVFADRADYLGDPAFSEVPVKQLTDPAYLKKRAAEVNPNAISATEKVRPGLERHQTTHFSIVDAQGNAVSNTYTLNWDYGSGVVVKGAGFLLNDEMDDFSAKPGVANAFGVVGGDANAIAPGKRMLSSMSPSLVTRDGKVTLVLGTPGGSRIFTSIFQVLNNLYDYHLPLEKAVAAQRVHHQLLPKDTIYYDAYAPLTGKVADELKAMGYTLEDQGWEMGDIQAIRVNGTALETASDPRGRGVGKVVK from the coding sequence ATGCGCATTCTGTTGTTCAAGACCCTGGCCCTGACGGCCGCCATCGCCGCCAGCAGTTCGGCCTTGGCCGTGACCCTGGAAGGCGGCGCGGTGGCCGCGCCCAACCAGTACGGCGCCGATGTCGCGGCGCAAATCCTGAAGAAAGGCGGCAACGCCGTGGACGCCGCGGTGGCCACCGCGTTCACCCTGGCGGTGACCTACCCCGAGGCCGGCAATATCGGCGGCGGCGGGTTCATGACGATGTACATCGACGGCAAGCCGTACTTCCTCGACTACCGGGAAACCGCGCCCAAGGCCGCGACCCGGGACATGTACCTGAATGAAAAGGGCGAGGTGATCGAGAACCTGAGCCTGGTGGGCGCCCGCGCCGCCGGGGTGCCGGGCACGGTGATGGGCCTGTGGGAGGCGCACCAGAAGTTCGGCAAGTTGCCCTGGAGCGAGCTGATCACCCCGGCCGTGGGTTATGCCAAGAACGGCTTCAAGGTGGCCGACAAGCAGTACCAGTACCGCGAGGATGCGTTGAAGCTGTTCAACGGCAGCACCAACTTCGGCGACTACTTCGGCAGCATGAAACCCGGCGAGACCTTCCGCCAGCTGGAGCTGGCCGCGACCCTGGAACGCATCGCCGACCAGGGCGCCAAGGAGTTCTACAGCGGCAAGACCGCCGACTTGCTGGTGGCGCAGATGCAGGCCGACAAGGGCCTGATCACCAAGCAGGACCTGCAGGACTACAAGGTCCAGTGGCGCCAGCCGCTGCAAGTGACCTTCCGTGGCAACACCCTGTACACCGCGCCGCCACCCAGCTCCGGCGGGGTGGCTCTGGCGCAGCTGATCAGCATCAAGGAAGAACGCGCGGCGGACTTCAAGGGCGTCGAACTGAACTCGGCCAAGTACATTCACCTGCTGGCGGAAATCGAAAAACGCGTGTTCGCCGACCGCGCCGACTACCTGGGCGATCCGGCGTTCTCCGAGGTGCCGGTCAAGCAGCTGACCGACCCGGCCTATCTGAAAAAGCGCGCCGCCGAGGTCAACCCGAATGCCATCTCGGCCACCGAGAAGGTGCGTCCCGGGCTTGAGCGGCACCAGACCACCCACTTCTCCATCGTCGATGCCCAGGGCAACGCGGTGAGCAACACCTACACCCTGAACTGGGATTACGGCAGTGGCGTGGTGGTCAAGGGCGCGGGCTTCCTGCTCAACGATGAGATGGATGACTTCAGTGCCAAACCCGGCGTGGCCAACGCCTTCGGCGTGGTGGGTGGCGATGCCAACGCCATCGCCCCGGGCAAGCGCATGCTGTCGTCCATGAGCCCGAGCCTGGTGACCCGCGATGGCAAGGTCACCCTGGTGCTGGGCACCCCCGGTGGTTCGCGGATTTTCACCTCGATCTTCCAGGTGCTGAACAACCTCTATGACTACCACCTGCCTCTGGAAAAGGCCGTGGCCGCGCAGCGCGTGCATCACCAGTTGCTGCCCAAGGACACGATCTACTACGACGCCTATGCGCCGCTCACCGGCAAGGTCGCCGACGAGCTCAAAGCCATGGGCTACACCCTGGAAGACCAGGGCTGGGAGATGGGCGATATCCAGGCGATCCGGGTCAATGGCACCGCGCTTGAAACCGCTTCCGACCCCCGTGGCCGTGGTGTCGGCAAGGTCGTCAAATAA
- a CDS encoding AraC family transcriptional regulator, translated as MNSKADGLFREIRIDRYDLEGARSWMSGICGPHRLETATPERIRFHHSANVLRSRSTTLGIIEYGTDVIVDIEDTERFSSYSLSLPLCGEQELSKDGRLLRSDPDQGVIIAPNESQVLAISGDCRKLQVVISRPAMSEALEALLQRPVEQPLRFEAAMDARQGATAAWWRMAQHFIGELTQGNELYEQLAFTREIESSLIKGLILAQPNNYSSELRAMLGVKLPHYLVRARQYLHEHAREAVHLEDLEAAAGVSRFKLFEAFRKYFALSPMAYLKRHRLNGVRQEILEHGAARNISEIALGWGFTHLGRFSAEYRKLFDEAPSATAQRHPARRPVGF; from the coding sequence ATGAATAGCAAGGCTGATGGGCTGTTTCGCGAGATTCGTATCGATCGCTATGACCTCGAAGGGGCCAGGAGCTGGATGTCGGGTATCTGTGGACCGCACCGCCTGGAAACCGCGACCCCCGAGCGGATCCGTTTTCACCACAGTGCCAACGTGCTCAGGTCGCGCTCCACGACCCTGGGCATCATCGAGTACGGCACCGATGTGATCGTCGATATCGAGGACACCGAGCGCTTCAGCAGCTACAGCCTGAGCCTGCCCCTGTGCGGCGAACAGGAACTGAGCAAGGACGGTCGGCTGCTGCGTTCGGACCCTGACCAGGGGGTGATCATTGCCCCCAACGAAAGCCAGGTGCTGGCCATCTCCGGCGACTGTCGCAAGCTGCAGGTGGTGATTTCCCGGCCGGCCATGAGCGAAGCCCTGGAGGCCCTGCTGCAACGCCCGGTGGAGCAGCCGCTGCGCTTCGAAGCGGCGATGGACGCGCGCCAGGGGGCCACCGCGGCCTGGTGGCGCATGGCCCAGCACTTTATCGGCGAACTGACCCAGGGCAACGAGCTCTATGAACAGCTGGCCTTTACCCGGGAAATCGAAAGCTCGCTGATCAAGGGCCTGATCCTGGCCCAGCCCAACAACTATTCCAGCGAGCTGCGGGCGATGCTCGGGGTCAAGCTGCCGCACTACCTGGTGCGAGCCCGCCAGTACCTGCACGAGCATGCCCGTGAAGCGGTGCACCTGGAGGACCTGGAAGCCGCCGCCGGGGTCTCGCGCTTCAAGCTGTTCGAGGCCTTTCGCAAATACTTCGCCCTGTCGCCCATGGCCTATCTCAAGCGCCATCGGCTCAACGGCGTGCGCCAGGAAATTCTCGAACACGGCGCGGCGCGCAATATCTCCGAGATCGCCCTGGGCTGGGGTTTCACTCACCTGGGGCGTTTTTCCGCCGAGTACCGCAAGCTGTTCGACGAGGCGCCCAGCGCCACCGCGCAGCGCCATCCGGCACGGCGCCCGGTGGGTTTCTAG
- a CDS encoding Lrp/AsnC family transcriptional regulator: MTLDSTDLRILYFLQQDGRISNQELAEKVALSPSACLRRLRMLEGDGIISGYRAQLNAERLGIELEAIVHVSLRQDVEGWHETFIGKVQQWPEVVAAYVITGASNYVLRVQARNLKHFSDFIVNHLNRASGVTDIRSEIVLQKIKEQDGLLDLVLRK, encoded by the coding sequence ATGACCCTCGACTCCACCGACCTGCGCATCCTCTACTTCCTGCAACAGGATGGACGTATCAGCAACCAGGAACTGGCGGAGAAAGTCGCCCTCTCGCCCTCGGCCTGCCTGCGCCGCCTGCGCATGCTCGAAGGCGACGGGATCATCAGCGGCTACCGCGCCCAGCTCAATGCCGAGCGCCTGGGGATCGAACTGGAAGCCATCGTCCACGTGTCCCTGCGCCAGGACGTCGAAGGCTGGCACGAGACGTTTATCGGCAAGGTCCAGCAATGGCCGGAAGTGGTGGCCGCCTACGTGATCACCGGCGCCAGCAACTACGTGCTGCGGGTGCAGGCGCGCAACCTCAAGCACTTCTCGGATTTCATCGTCAATCACCTGAACCGCGCGTCGGGGGTCACCGACATCCGCTCGGAAATCGTCCTGCAGAAGATCAAGGAGCAGGACGGTCTGCTGGACCTGGTGCTGCGCAAGTAG